In Crassostrea angulata isolate pt1a10 chromosome 4, ASM2561291v2, whole genome shotgun sequence, one genomic interval encodes:
- the LOC128180379 gene encoding UDP-glucose:glycoprotein glucosyltransferase 1-like: MVPHHQRIYNMAAPINMWWILIWACITVAFAKQKPVTVSLNAKWSSTPLLLEASEYIAGESNDKFWEFVDGVSALTPEQVQSDTEQSNYHLIQKYAAKVLSPLHVRLMKFSLSLRSFSPAIENFQQMSKEEPAPEECDMFVSINGEKTCDVSKVDDVIKTAADKTKTPVYKFDHVYPGTANKDVVAALYGELGKPGFSELHEKLKSLSKQKKVTYVLRHFVKSPSEKKTRLSGYGVELAIKSTEYKAKDDTKIEGDGTNVDEEDQLDDEVQGFDFAKLKELHPDQKEDLRKLRNHLISSSSELAALKVWELQDLSYQAAQKVLNADPEEQIKVLQDYSQNFPSRTRSLVKVHVKNDMKNEINQNKKVFESALSLGAGESAMLLNGIPVEMEVYDVYTLLDLMKSEARLMEGLFSLGFKGAELEKFMRLDLGGDSKEFALDIRHTAIQFLNDLENDQKYKNWPKNIQDLLRPTFPGMLRHVAKNIFHLVFFVDPTSKTDIELIKMAEAFLVHSAPIRLSVVFVVNFDQDADPKEDASVAISRAFDYIRQEHTFPKALSFVTDIYEKAKGEEITAKMVMKELKKKYSDTDVTEVFGKDNDEYDVLRIAAKDYIERSGLADFPQVLLNGIPLKKNYLTEDTFEEGVVSQIMAQTPDIQRAVYQGNLHDYMNVLEYLMEKEHVLPRLNSRVLSPPTQTLDFSSSIDDSLTLDSLYQKTSGQITAITAQDMKYLRRKDEESLTPVTVWVVCDVETPKGRELLYSAIRQLKHSHEMRLGVVFNHDSVLTSDLAVTKAVYVALQSLDNNHAKSLITKLIKEENVEALKSGDKKIEDLEVHGMDMKSYMAALEKQTTDFLNHHGMFVRNVLGWGEGDRGLVANGKVCGPLDEDEKFTTEDVDLLTKVEYQNVARSIKTQMMLMGIDGSRGSELIMKISSLLSSKTSTTERKELNELKDQHSAIKLPADPDTPAYQIEVVLDPVSQEAQKIAPMIKVLREVVNVDVKIYMNCRDKLSEMPVKNYYRYVLEPDLTFRPDGSLTSGPVARFTDLPQKSILTMGVNPPESWLVESVKAPHDLDNLLLEEVESGVNAEFALEYILIEGHCSDVTTGQPPRGLQFTLGTNASKPSVDTIVMANLGYFQLKANPGVWFLNLREGRSRDIYDIAGHEMTDTPQESDDVVVSINSFKSKIIRVKVEKKKDKMSEQLLKDEDDDKSIWDSISSSFKPKEETEEKVLNIFSLASGLMYERLMRIMMLSVIKHTESKVKFWFLKNYLSPSFKDFIPKMAKEYGFEYELVQYKWPRWLNQQKEKQRVMWGYKILFLDVLFPLDVKKFIFVDADQVVRTDLQELNDLDLEGAPYGYTPFCSSRREMDGFRFWKSGYWASHLAGREYHISALYVVDLKKFRRIAAGDRLRGQYQGLSQDPNSLSNLDQDLPNNMIHQVAIKSLPQDWLWCETWCSDESKKTAKTIDLCNNPLTKEPKLKAALRILPEWKEYDYEVKVLWDKVYNTNTRLQVEYEPPNIDETKIGSTLHSHDEL, encoded by the exons ATGGTACCACATCACCAGCGGATCTACAACATGGCGGCCCCCATTAAC atgtgGTGGATATTAATTTGGGCCTGTATTACAGTGGCGTTTGCCAAACAGAAACCTGTTACTGTGTCCCTCAATGCCAAATGGTCTTCCACTCCACTGTTACTTGAAGCCAG TGAATACATAGCGGGAGAAAGCAATGACAAGTTCTGGGAATTTGTGGATGGTGTTTCTGCCTTAACCCCAGAACAAGTTCAATCAG ACACAGAACAGTCCAATTACCACTTAATTCAAAAGTACGCTGCTAAAGTGTTGTCCCCGTTGCACGTACGACTGATGAAATTCTCCCTATCTCTACGCAGCTTCTCCCCAGCAATTGAAAATTTCCAGCAG ATGTCCAAAGAGGAACCAGCCCCAGAAGAATGTGACATGTTTGTCAGCATCAATGGAGAAAAAACTTGTGATGTCAGCAAGGTTGATGATGTCATCAAAACAGCAGCAGACAA AACAAAGACCCCTGTGTACAAGTTTGACCATGTCTACCCAGGAACAGCAAATAAGGATGTAGTGGCTGCCTTATATGGAGAACTCGGAAAACCTGGTTTTAGTGAATTGCATGAAAAACTTAAATCCCtgtcaaaacagaaaaaagtaaCATATGTGCTACGACATTTTGTGAAG AGTCCCTCAGAGAAGAAAACCCGACTCTCAGGGTATGGTGTGGAACTTGCCATTAAGAGTACGGAGTACAAGGCAAAGGATGACACCAAAATAGAAG gGGATGGAACCAATGTAGATGAAGAGGACCAGCTAGATGATGAAGTTCAAGGATTTGACTTTGCTAAACTGAA AGAACTCCATCCTGATCAGAAAGAGGACTTGAGGAAATTGAGAAACCATTTGATTTCTTCCTCATCGGAGTTAGCAGCACTGAAAGTCTGGGAGCTTCAGG ATTTAAGTTATCAGGCTGCCCAGAAGGTTTTGAATGCCGACCCAGAGGAGCAGATAAAGGTTCTCCAGGACTACAGCCAGAACTTCCCATCCAGAACAAG ATCTTTGGTAAAAGTTCATGTAAAGAATGACATGAAGAatgaaatcaatcaaaataaaaag GTATTTGAGAGTGCCTTGAGCTTGGGGGCAGGAGAATCAGCCATGTTGTTGAATGGTATTCCTGTAGAGATGGAAGTTTACGATGTTTACACCCTTCTCGATCTGATGAAGTCCGAGGCGAGGCTAATGGAGGGACTGTTCTCACTAGGATTCAAG GGAGCAGAGTTAGAAAAGTTCATGCGGTTAGACTTAGGAGGCGACTCAAAGGAGTTTGCTTTGGACATACGACACACTGCAATCCAG TTTTTAAATGACCTTGAAAATGACCAAAAGTACAAGAACTGGCCAAAAAACATACAAGACCTGCTCAGACCGACCTTCCCAGGGATGCTCAGACACGTGGCCAAGAACATATTCCATCTG GTCTTCTTTGTGGATCCAACAAGTAAAACAGACATAGAACTGATCAAAATGGCTGAGGCTTTCCTTGTTCACAGTGCTCCAATCAGATTAAGCGTAGTATTTGTGGTGAACTTTGACCAGGATGCAGATCCCAAGGAAGATGCCAGCGTTGCCATCTCCAGAGCGTTTGACTACATCAGACAAGAACATACTTTCCCCAAAGCTCTATCATTTGTCACAGAT ATTTATGAAAAAGCAAAGGGAGAGGAAATTACTGCAAAGATGGTGATGAAAGAACTGAAAAAGAAGTATTCCGACACGGATGTTACGGAAGTGTTCGGCAAAGATAATGATGAATATGACGTCCTCAGAATA GCAGCAAAAGATTACATAGAGAGGTCCGGACTGGCAGATTTCCCCCAGGTCTTGCTGAATGGCATCCCCCTGAAGAAGAATTACCTGACGGAGGATACCTTTGAAGAGGGTGTGGTGTCCCAGATAATGGCCCAGACCCCTGACATACAAAGGGCCGTCTACCAG GGAAATCTCCATGACTACATGAATGTACTGGAATATTTAATGGAAAAGGAACATGTTCTACCAAGGCTGAACTCAAGAGTTCTCTCCCCTCCCACACAAACCTTGGACTTCTCTTCATCTATAG ATGACTCTCTGACTCTTGATAGTCTGTACCAGAAAACCTCAGGCCAAATCACAGCCATCACAGCTCAAGATATGAAATATCTCAGAAGAAAAG ACGAAGAAAGCCTGACACCTGTCACTGTGTGGGTCGTGTGTGATGTGGAAACTCCCAAAGGGAGAGAACTGCTATATTCTGCCATCAGACAACTT AAACATTCACATGAGATGAGACTGGGGGTGGTATTCAACCATGACTCGGTGCTGACCAGTGATCTGGCGGTGACTAAGGCGGTGTATGTGGCACTGCAGAGCCTGGACAACAACCATGCCAAGAGTCTGATCACCAAACTCATCAAGGAGGAGAATGTGGAGGCACTCAAGTCAGGAGACAAGAAGATAGAGGACCTAGAAGTTCAT GGAATGGACATGAAGAGCTACATGGCGGCCCTGGAGAAACAAACCACAGACTTCCTGAACCACCACGGCATGTTCGTCCGGAACGTCTTGGGCTGGGGGGAGGGGGATAGGGGTCTGGTGGCCAATGGAAAG GTGTGTGGGCCATTAGACGAGGATGAGAAATTCACCACTGAAGATGTGGATCTGTTGACGAAGGTGGAATACCAGAATGTGGCCAGGAGTATCAAGACACAGATGATGCTGATGGGCATCGACGGCAGCAG AGGAAGTGAGCTCATCATGAAGATATCATCACTTTTGTCATCTAAAACCTCCACAACAGAGAGGAAAGAACTAAATGAACTGAAGGATCAGCACAG TGCAATAAAGCTCCCAGCAGATCCAGACACGCCGGCTTACCAGATTGAGGTTGTCCTTGACCCAGTCTCTCAGGAAGCTCAGAAAATTGCACCTATGATCAAG GTGCTGAGAGAAGTTGTCAATGTGGATGTGAAGATATACATGAACTGCAGGGACAAGCTTTCAGAGATGCCTGTGAAAAA TTATTATCGCTATGTGTTGGAGCCAGACCTAACCTTCAGACCTGATGGTAGTTTGACCTCTGGCCCAGTAGCCCGCTTCACTGATCTCCCACAGAAGTCTATCCTGACCATGGGGGTCAATCCCCCAGAGAGCTGGCTGGTTGAGTCCGTGAAGGCCCCCCATGACCTTGACAACTTGTTATTGGAGGAG GTGGAAAGTGGAGTCAATGCAGAATTTGCTTTGGAGTATATATTGATAGAAG GTCACTGTTCAGATGTCACAACTGGTCAGCCTCCCAGAGGATTACAGTTCACACTGGGTACTAACGCCTCCAAACCATCTGTGGATACCATTGTTATGGCTAACCtg GGTTACTTCCAACTAAAGGCTAACCCAGGAGTGTGGTTCCTGAATCTGAGAGAGGGAAGATCCAGAGACATCTATGATATTGCAGG GCATGAGATGACGGACACTCCACAGGAATCAGACGATGTAGTGGTGTCCATCAACAGCTTCAAGAGTAAAATCATTAGGGTCAAG GTggagaaaaagaaagataagATGTCAGAACAGCTTTTAAAGGATGAAGATGATGACAAGAGTATCTGGGATTCCATATCCAG CTCATTCAAACCAAAGGAAGAAACGGAAGAAAAAGTGTTGAATATTTTCTCCCTAGCTTCAGGACTTATGTATGAGAGACTGATGAG AATTATGATGCTTAGTGTCATAAAACACACAGAATCCAAAGTGAAATTCTGGTTTTTGAAGAATTATCTTTCACCTTCTTTCAAG GATTTCATCCCTAAAATGGCCAAGGAATATGGCTTTGAATATGAACTTGTTCAGTACAAATGGCCAAGATGGTTAAATCAGCAGAAAGAAAAACAGAGGGTCATGTGGGG ATACAAGATTTTGTTCCTGGATGTGTTATTTCCCTTGGATGTTAAGAAATTCATATTTGTTGATGCTGATCAG GTTGTGAGGACAGATTTACAAGAGCTGAATGACCTTGACCTGGAAGGGGCCCCGTATGGATACACACCTTTCTGTTCAAGCAGGAGGGAGATGGATGGATTCAG gtTTTGGAAATCAGGATATTGGGCAAGTCATTTAGCAGGAAGAGAATATCATATTAG TGCCTTGTATGTTGTGGATCTGAAAAAATTCCGGCGCATTGCGGCAGGGGACCGTCTCAGAGGCCAATATCAGGGACTGTCTCAGGACCCAAACAGTTTGTCTAATTTGGACCAAGATCTGCCTAACAACATGATCCACCAGGTGGCGATCAAATCGCTACCACAGGACTGGTTGTGGTGCGAGACCTGGTGCAGTGATGAGTCCAAGAAGACGGCCAAAACTATAGATCTG TGCAATAATCCTCTAACAAAGGAGCCCAAGTTGAAAGCAGCACTGCGTATATTACCTGAATGGAAGGAATACGATTATGAGGTGAAAGTGTTATGGGATAAAGTGTATAATACAAACACGAGACTACAGGTCGAATACGAGCCGCCAAATATAGACGAGACCAAGATAG GTTCAACATTACATTCACATGATGAGTTATAA